One genomic window of Nerophis lumbriciformis linkage group LG29, RoL_Nlum_v2.1, whole genome shotgun sequence includes the following:
- the LOC133572078 gene encoding proton myo-inositol cotransporter-like isoform X6 produces the protein MTLPVYIAEVSPPHMRGQLVTVITVLITAGQFSANVVDGAFSYMKRDGWRYMLGLSVVPAIGQFVGFLFLPESPRWLLQKGRHQEARRVLSRIRGCQDVDEEYDYIQSSIEEEEKGAKDGEVIFFRILRHGPTRRALIVGCGLQMFQQLTGINTVMYYSATILQMSGVRDERQAIWLSAVTSGTNFVCTSLSIWLVDRVGRRKLTLASITGTTLSLSVLSIGFLLSAQNSPAVTLRPLDSHNSSCTSYRTCSDCMLNPACGFCYRQNSSDIFDSTCLPANPTSSDHSAWGRSVIYFLFVSVTALVLINAMFLMQVLQPDGCARESNLGLQLLSDFILLGGPGRPPPLPDVFCSRNGSHAVDHQLRDLPTLGPQHWQRLLGWHQLDLQRHPVAHLPPCRGAAHLSRHLLPVHGLHGAGLPLHPVLPAGDEGPAAGGHREPVHGPAVLLRGRLKLQEPEHPVHPETPGLDPSRLRIDGLRHGHSVHHCKYCILLKLSADLGKSSIFKAFYC, from the exons GTACATGCTGGGTCTGTCGGTGGTGCCGGCCATAGGGCAGTTTGTGGGCTTCCTCTTCCTGCCCGAGAGCCCCCGCTGGCTCCTCCAGAAGGGCAGACACCAGGAGGCCCGCCGGGTCCTGAGCCGGATCCGAGGCTGCCAGGATGTGGACGAGGAGTACGACTACATCCAGAGCAGCatcgaggaggaggagaagggagCGAAAGACG gcgAGGTCATCTTCTTTCGCATCCTCCGCCACGGACCCACCCGCAGGGCTCTGATCGTGGGCTGTGGCCTGCAGATGTTCCAGCAGCTGACGGGGATCAACACGGTCAT GTACTACAGCGCCACCATTCTGCAGATGTCGGGCGTGCGCGACGAGAGGCAGGCCATCTGGTTGTCCGCCGTGACCTCAGGGACCAACTTCGTATGCACCTCGCTCAGCATCTGGCTGGTTGACCGAGTGGGACGCAGGAAGCTGACGTTGGCCAGCATCACGG GTACCACTCTGAGTCTGTCCGTGTTGTCAATCGGCTTCCTGCTGTCggcgcagaactctccggctgtgACGCTGCGGCCGCTCGACTCCCACAACTCATCCTGCACGTCGTACAG GACCTGCTCCGACTGCATGTTGAACCCCGCTTGTGGATTTTGCTATCGCCAGAACAGCAGCGACATATTTGACTCCACCTGCCTTCCCGCCAACCCCACGTCTAGCGACCACTCAGCATGGGGACGGTCGGTTatttacttcctgtttgtgtctGTGACCGCCCTGGTCCTCATTAATGCAATGTTCCTCATGCAGGTGCTTCAACCAGACGGATGCGCCAGAGAGTCCAATCTGGGCTTACAACTACTGTCCGACTTTATACTCCTGGGTGGTCCTGGCAGGCCTCCTCCTCTACCTGATGTCTTTTGCTCCAG gaaTGGGTCCCATGCCGTGGACCATCAACTCCGAGATCTACCCACTCTGGGCCCGCAGCACTGGCAACGCCTGCTCGGCTGGCATCAACTGGATCTTCAACGTCATCCTGTCGCTCACCTTCCTCCATGTCGCGGAGCTGCTCACCTATCAAG GCATCTTCTTCCTGTACACGGGCTTCACGGTGCTGGGCTTCCTCTTCATCCTGTGCTGCCTGCCGGAGACGAAGGGCCTGCAGCTGGAGGACATCGAGAACCTGTTCATGGGCCCGCTGTGCTCCTGCGGGGACGGCTTAAACTTCAAGAACCAGAACATCCAGTACACCCGG AAACACCCGGACTTGATCCCAGCCGACTACGGATCGACGGGCTCAGACATGGGCATAGCGTACATCACTGTAAGTACTGCATACTCCTCAAACTGTCAGCGGACCTCGGCAAAAGTTCCATTTTTAAAGCTTTTTATTGTTAA